In Bradyrhizobium sp. 195, the sequence AGTCAACGTCTCGCCGGTGCAGTTCCGCTCGCGGACGCTGGCGCTCAAGGTCGCCGCGGCGCTTGCGGAGTCCGGGCTTGCGCCCGGACGGCTCGAGCTCGAGATCACCGAGACGGTCCTCATCCGCGACGACGAGGAGGCGCTGACGATCCTGCAGCAGCTGCGCGAGCTCGGCGTGCGCATCGCGCTCGATGATTTCGGCACCGGCTATTCGTCGCTGAGCTATCTGCACCGCTTCCCGTTCGACAAGATCAAGATCGACCGCAGCTTCATCAGCGACATCGGCGAACCCGAGGATTCCTCCCCGATCGTGCGGGCCGTGGTGCACATGGCCGCCGCCCGCCACATGGCGACGACTGCCGAAGGCGTCGAGACCGAGGCCCAGCGCGAGGTGCTGCGCCAGCTCGGATGCAGCCAGATGCAGGGCTGGCTGTTCAGCCCGGCCGTGCCCGCAGCGAAATTGAAGCAGCTCTTGTCGGCGCACGCCGCGGCGGCTTAGCGGGCGGCGCAGTTCATCGCCGCGCTCCCTCGACAAAGCCCGCATGCTCGAAGCGGTCCCAGTCTCGCGTTCATCTCCTGGTCGGTGTCATTCGACCACTTCGTCGGCCCGCAGCAGAATGGAGGTGGGAATGGCGAGACCAAGGGCCTTGGCTGCTTTCAAATTGACCCCGAGCTCGAACTTGACCGGCTGCTGCACGGGAAGATCTTCCGGCTTCGCGCCCTTGATGATCCGGTCGACGTAGCGGGCGGAGCGCCGCAGCATGTCGGGCGTGTTCGCACCGTAGCTCAACAAGGCGCCTGCCTCGGCCAGCCCGAACGGCGGCGCGGCGAAGGCGGCCGGCATCCGGTGTTTGGCAGCGGCTTCGATGATGCGGGCCCGGTTGACGAAGAACAGGCCCTCGACCGTCGATACCAGCAGGCCATCACATTTTTGATCGCTCGCCTGCCGGACAGCGCCGTCAAAGTCCTCCGCCTGGCGGGCTTCTACCGGATGCACCGCAAAGCCCAGGACGCGCGCGGAGGCGCGCGCCTCCCTCAAGACGAGTGCAGCATCCGGCACCGCCGGATTCACCAGCACCGCCAGCCGCATCAGGCCCGGAAGCATCTCTCTCAACAACTCGATGTTCTTGCCGACCTGCTCGACCATCAAGTTCGAAAAGCCGGTGATGTTTGTACCGGGGTGTTGCAAGCTCTTGACGAATCCGAAGCCGACCGGATCGGTCACATTGGCCATCACGATCGGGATCGTCGTTGTTGCTTGCTTCAGCGATTGAACAATGACGCTCGCCGGCGCAACGAGGACATCTACCCTGGCTCGCACCAGCTCTTCGGCGATCCCCGGCAGAAGCTCGAGTTTTCCCTGCGCAAAGCGCGCTTCGAGAGCAATCGTCCGGTCTTCGATATAACCCAGCTCGCGCAGTCCCGCGCGGAATGCGTCGTGAAACGGACTTACGACCGATTGCGGAGCGATCCAGACAATGCCCACACGCGGAACATGCTCACGCTGCTGAGCGCGCGCGGGCAACGCACCCAAGGTGGTCGCGCCGCCCAGGATGATGATGAACTCTCGCCGTCTCATGTTCATGCCCGATCGGAGAATGGACGGTAACGGCAAATACCGCGGTTCGGAAGTGCTTAGGCAGCCTCCGAACCCTTCGGCGCGAACATCCGCGTCGGGAAGGAAGCTCGATTTGTCCGGCGCGGACGGGCCCGATCGCGACAGTCGGATTCGACCACCCCGACTGGCACAACGGCTTCGAGCATGATCCCGAAGAGGCCGCTCGGGTTCGGGTCGGTCTGTTGCGGGAGCTGGCGGCGAGCGAAGAGCTCCTCGTCGCCACGCACATGCCGTTCCCCTCGGTCGGCCGGGTGCGGTCGACGGCGACCACTTTCGCTGGGTCCGGCCTTGTGGGACTACTGACCCGCGCCTCGGGTCGGAAGCGCGATGACGATCGTCATCGCGCTTTCGCGCAGCATGACATGACGCAGGAGCGACGTGCTCACATCAAACGTTTTGCGGCACGCACTTCGGCGATCTCGGAGTCGGGATGGCTGACGATGGTGGCGAACATGATGCCGCTGATGATGAGCGACCAGGCGGTGTTCCAATAGATCCAAAACACGTGCCAGCCTCCATTCGATTCATCCGCCCGCGGGATCAGGGTAACGGCAAGGTGAGGCCGCCGTTCCCGGTGCGGGTGCAGGCTATTTTTGTTTGGTCGGCGGCGACGCGGGATCGGTTTGACTGGTGTGGCGCTTTGCCACGACGTCGGCGTCGCGCTCGCCCTCATGCGGGCGCTGCGGCGGCTTGGGCTGGCCTTTCTGGCCGCCATGCTTGCCGCCCATGTCGGGCTTACCTTCGAGATCGTTTTCGCGGGGCATGCCGGTTCAATGCGCTGCCGCGGCATTGGTTCGGATTGCGCCGGCGGTTTTCGCCTGTGAACGAGTTCATAGGATTGCCGCGGTTTGCAGTGCAGGATCTCGGGTGCCCCGGACATTCTTGACCTATGGATTCGGCCTGATGCGGAAGCGGCTCATCGCCTGGACCATCCTGACATCCGCCCTGGTTGCGGTCACAGTCTGGACCGTGCTCGGACCGCCCGCTCCTCCGTCCAGCCCGCATCTGCCCTCCCGGACGGCTTCCATGCGGTAGCCCTCCCGGCGACCGATCCAATTTCGGCATCGATCGATCCCAATTGGAATTTGGTGCGGTGGCGCGCCGCCGGCTATCCTCGCCGGCAAAACGACGATGCCGCGACCCGGCCTTCAGGAGGAGCCCATGTTGAGACCGACCCGACGCATCGCATCCAAAGCGCCACGCGCTGCGATTGCCACCACCCTGTTCGCAGCCCTCACTCTCATTTCTGGAGTCCACGCCGGCATGGCCGAGACCTTCGCCTATGTCGGCAACGCCGACAGCAACGACATCAGCGTGTTCAAGATGACCGCCAGCGGCGAGATGACGCCCGTGCAGACGGCCGCCTTCAAGGGCGTCGAGAAGCCCGGCTCCTCGACGCCGCTCGCGATCACGCCCGACCACCGCGTGCTGATTGCCGGAATCCGCTCGCAGCCGTACCTCGCCGTGAGTTTTGCGATCGATCCCAAGACGGGCCAGCTCAGCCATATCGGCAACGGACCGCTCGCCGACAGCATGGCCAATATCGCCGTCGACCACAGCGGCAAGTTCCTGTTCAGCGCCTCCTATGGCGGCAACAAGGTCGCGCTGAATCCGCTGCTTGCAAACGGCGTCGCCGGCGAGCCGAAGCAGGTGATCCCGACCGGGCTGAATGCCCATGCCTTCCTGCCCTCGCCCGACAACCGCTTCGCGTTCGCGACCAATCTCGGCTCCGACCAGGTGCTGAGCTTCGCGTTCGATGTCACCGCCGGCACGCTGACGCCGAGCGATCCGCCGACCCACAAGGTGCCGGAGAAATCGGGGCCGCGGCACTTCGTGTTTCATCCGGGCGGGAAGTTCGTCTATCTCCTCCACGAGCTGAACGGCGACGTCGCAGCCTTCACCTATGAGGCCAAGAGCGGCGCCTGGGACGAGATCCAGCGCACCACCGCGCTGCCAGAAGGGTTTTCCGGCAAACCCTGGGCCGCCGACATCCACATCACCCCGGACGGCCGCTTCCTCTATGCCTCCGAGCGCACCACCAACACGCTCACCGCCTACAAGGTGGACGCGACCAGCGGCAGGCTGACCACGATCGGCAGCGTGCCGACCGAGAAGCAACCGCGCGGTTTCAACGTCGATCCCTCCGGCCGCTACCTCGCCGCGGTCGGCGAACTCGCCGACAGCATGACGGTCTATGGGATCGACCAGAGCAGCGGCGCGCTGGCCAAGCTGAAATCCTATCCGACCGGCAAGAAGCCGAATTGGGTGGAGTTTCTGAACCTGCCGTGAGGCAGGCGCGGCGGAGCTACGTAATCATCCGTAATTTCGCGAGGCCCGGCTTGGAGTCATATCACCGGGCATGGACCGTCAGATCGTTTTCAGGTGCCCCCGAACCGGCATGAACGTGCAGCATCGGCTTGACGACGAGCCGAGCGGTCGCACGCATGTTTCCGTGCCGTGCCAGGCCTGTACGCGCCTGCACCTGATCGATCGTTCCACCGGCAAGCTGCTGGGCGAGCGCCCGAGCTGACGGCCAGCCATTGCCGCGGTCTCCGGCGTGACGTTCTTGACGTGATCCACACCCCATGGACGGCCGCAATCACGCCGCCCCGCGCCCGGGGGCGGCGAACCTGATCTCCAATCCCGCGACTAATCAATGACTTGCCGCGGCGGCGCGCGCCGGCGTGGCATCCTGACATGGGCAACGCGGCCGTAGTCCGGCCCGTTGCCATCTGCTATCGATCGAAGGGCTTGAACCCCGTGGAATTTCCGATGCGTCATTTGCCCCGTGCCGTTGTTCGAAGCCTGTGTCCCGCAGCCGTCGCCGGCGTGCTGCTCCTCGGTCAATATCCGGCCAGAGCTGCCGATGACGACGCGCCCAAGGGGCCGGCCGTCACGGTGCTGAAGGTCGCAAAATCCTGCTTCTCCGACATCGTCGAGGCCACCGGCACGATCATCGCGCGGGAGGAAACGTCGGTGCGGCCCGAGCGCCCGGGCCTGAAGGTCACGGACGTGCTGGCGGAAGCCGGCGACACCACCACCGCCGGCCAGGTGCTGGCGCGGCTAGCGCTCCCCGAGGGCGGCACGCTGCAGGTCACCGCGCCGGTGGCGGGCGTGATCGCGACCTCGACGGCCCAGATCGGCAATCTCGCCTCGGCCAAGGGCGAGGCGCTGTTCACGATCGTGGCGCGCAGCGAATACGATCTCGTCGGCCTGGTGGCGACCACCGATATGCGCAAGCTCGCCGTCAATCAGCCGGCCACGGTGCGGATCGCCGGCGCCGGCGACATCGACGGCAAGGTGCGCCGCATCGGCCCGACCGTCGAGCCGAACATCCAGCAGGGCATGGTCTATATCGGCATCTCCTCGCAGAAGCGGCTGCTGCTGAAGGCGAGTGGGCGCGCGCTGATCAAGACCGGGCAGAGCTGCAACGTCGCGGTGCCGCTGACAGCAGTGCAATATTCCTCCGCCGGCACCGTCGTGCAGGTGATCCGCCGCAACCGCGTCGAGACCAAGCGTGTCGAGGTCGGCTTGATGTCCGGCGGCAATATCGAGGTCCGCGACGGTCTCAACGAAGGCGATGTCGTCGTCGCCCGCGCCGGCGCGCTGTTGCGTGAAGGCGATCCGGTGCGTCCGGTGATGGCCGCGGAAGCGGCGAAGTAACCACGATCGTCATTGCGAGCGCAGCGAAGCAATCCAGAATCTTTCCGTGGAAGGATTCTGGATTGCTTCGTCGCTTCGCTCCTCGCAATGACGGTGGAGAGGCAGACGTGCCCAAGCACGCACGCCGTAGGGTGGGCAAAGCGAAGCGTGCCCACGTCTTTCTATCGAAATCTTGGAAAAATGGTGGGCACGGCGCTTCGCGCCTTTGCCCACCCTACGAGGGCTCGCGAGCCCTCAGAAAAAACTAGCCGCCGGCTTCGCCGAAATGGACGTCTTCGAGCAGCGAGGAGGAAACCATCGGGACCTGGTCGCCTTCGCTTGCGCGCGAGATGGCGACGCGGGTCTTGTTGAAGACGCTTTCGGCGCTGCCCCGTGCGTTGAGGTTGTTGAGGAATTCGCTGACCAGCACGCTGTGCTCGCCCTTGCCGTCGTCGACGACCTTGCCGGGCGAGGCCGAGGTGAGGATCAGGGCATTGTCGGACGCGCTGATCGGCGCGAGGCCGTGGCTGTAGGAGCGGAAGCGGCGCTCATAGGGATTGCGGCGGGAGGCGTCGACGACGACGAGCCTGGCCTTGGCGCCCTGCTCCTTCATCATGTCGAGCACGCCATCGATGGAAACGCCCTGGCGGCGGACGTCGCTTTCCTTCCAGATCGCGGCATCGACCGGCAGCATGTAGCTCTCGCGGCCGGCCTGCACGCCGTAGCCGCCGAAGAACAGCATGACGACGGTATCGCGCTTGATCCGCGACTTCAGGCGGTTGACGGCACGGACCATGTCGTCCTTGGTCGCGTCTTCCACCATGTCGACGTCAAAGCCGTTCTTGCGCAGGGACGAGGACAGCGCGCGCGCGTCGTTGATCGACTGCGTCAGCGGCGCGCTGGCGTCGGGATAATGTCCATTGCCGATGACGAGTGCGAGGCGGGAGGTCTGGGC encodes:
- a CDS encoding ABC transporter substrate-binding protein, whose protein sequence is MNMRRREFIIILGGATTLGALPARAQQREHVPRVGIVWIAPQSVVSPFHDAFRAGLRELGYIEDRTIALEARFAQGKLELLPGIAEELVRARVDVLVAPASVIVQSLKQATTTIPIVMANVTDPVGFGFVKSLQHPGTNITGFSNLMVEQVGKNIELLREMLPGLMRLAVLVNPAVPDAALVLREARASARVLGFAVHPVEARQAEDFDGAVRQASDQKCDGLLVSTVEGLFFVNRARIIEAAAKHRMPAAFAAPPFGLAEAGALLSYGANTPDMLRRSARYVDRIIKGAKPEDLPVQQPVKFELGVNLKAAKALGLAIPTSILLRADEVVE
- a CDS encoding lactonase family protein; amino-acid sequence: MLRPTRRIASKAPRAAIATTLFAALTLISGVHAGMAETFAYVGNADSNDISVFKMTASGEMTPVQTAAFKGVEKPGSSTPLAITPDHRVLIAGIRSQPYLAVSFAIDPKTGQLSHIGNGPLADSMANIAVDHSGKFLFSASYGGNKVALNPLLANGVAGEPKQVIPTGLNAHAFLPSPDNRFAFATNLGSDQVLSFAFDVTAGTLTPSDPPTHKVPEKSGPRHFVFHPGGKFVYLLHELNGDVAAFTYEAKSGAWDEIQRTTALPEGFSGKPWAADIHITPDGRFLYASERTTNTLTAYKVDATSGRLTTIGSVPTEKQPRGFNVDPSGRYLAAVGELADSMTVYGIDQSSGALAKLKSYPTGKKPNWVEFLNLP
- a CDS encoding efflux RND transporter periplasmic adaptor subunit, with product MRHLPRAVVRSLCPAAVAGVLLLGQYPARAADDDAPKGPAVTVLKVAKSCFSDIVEATGTIIAREETSVRPERPGLKVTDVLAEAGDTTTAGQVLARLALPEGGTLQVTAPVAGVIATSTAQIGNLASAKGEALFTIVARSEYDLVGLVATTDMRKLAVNQPATVRIAGAGDIDGKVRRIGPTVEPNIQQGMVYIGISSQKRLLLKASGRALIKTGQSCNVAVPLTAVQYSSAGTVVQVIRRNRVETKRVEVGLMSGGNIEVRDGLNEGDVVVARAGALLREGDPVRPVMAAEAAK
- a CDS encoding caspase family protein encodes the protein MNVKQLDLSRRTIAVAAALIGTVSLVIGAHAALNMRAIDAAKAVSTDQVTGSIAQTSRLALVIGNGHYPDASAPLTQSINDARALSSSLRKNGFDVDMVEDATKDDMVRAVNRLKSRIKRDTVVMLFFGGYGVQAGRESYMLPVDAAIWKESDVRRQGVSIDGVLDMMKEQGAKARLVVVDASRRNPYERRFRSYSHGLAPISASDNALILTSASPGKVVDDGKGEHSVLVSEFLNNLNARGSAESVFNKTRVAISRASEGDQVPMVSSSLLEDVHFGEAGG